The sequence ACCGTCAGGAGCTAGCCGGAACCCTGGTGCTGTCCCTGCCCATCACCGAAGCCTCCGCTAAAGTTCGCACGGGTGGTCCCTCTGACGACGAGGGAGACTACGCTCTCCCAACCTGGGCTGGAGTGATTCCATTGCGGGTTGTGGCTGATGCGCCAATTGCAGATGAGCAACTCACCTTAGCGATTGAGCCTCCCGATTATGTGACTCACTATCAGCGGTGATGGTTATTGGTTAGGGGTCAATGGTCAGGGGTCAATAGTCAATGGTCAATGGTCAATGGTCAGGGGTCAGTAGTCAATGGTCAATGATTAGTGGTCAATGGTCAATAGTCAATGATTAGTGGTCAATGGTCAATGATTAGTGGCATTAACTCTATTCCTCACTCCATCACCCTTACACCCCCTCACTCCCCAACTCCCTCACTCCCCAACTCCCTCACTCCCCAACTCCCTCACTCCCCACTCCCCACTCCCCCCAATTTATGTCCTGGCAAGCGATCGCAGTCTCCATCTCTCTCCTCCTCGTCACAGCGGCTGTCAATCTAGAAGTACCGCTCTATCGCACCTACGCTGAAGTTGCGGGCTTTGGCAATGGTCTGACTGCCGTCGTGTTTGCGGCGTATGTAGCTGGGTTACTACCTGTGTTGTTGCTGTTGGGAGGCATCTCTGACCGAGTAGGACGCAAACCCACGCTGTTAGCTGGGTTAACCTTCGCCGCTCTGGCAACGACGCTGGTAATTCTCCATCCCACAATGTCGATGCTACTGATTGCCCGACTCTGCCAGGGCATTGGGGTAGGCTTGAGCGTAGGTGCGGGGACTGCCTATCTGACAGAGTTGATGCATGAGGCAGGCACACGCGCCGCAGGATATGTCACGGTGATGACCTCCCTCGGCTTTGGGGGTGGGGCACTGTTTACAAGTGCAGTGCTGTTGCACCATCAGACACTCGTGCCATTGAGTTATTGGATTGTCCTGGGGCTAACGCTGGCGTGTCTGGTCTGGATGACCCGGTTGTCACCCCAACCTGCTATTGGTGGGCGTTTGTTGCGATCGCCCTATTTTCCAAAAGGCTCGGTCATCCCCGGACTGGCGATCGCCCTTGCCTGGGCAGTGACAGGTCTGGTGATCACCGTCATTCCGGCGCAACTGGCACACTATCAACTCACGGTTTGGACGGGTCTGGCTCTGTTTCTGGTGAATGGCACCGGAGCATTGATGCAACCAATCGCCCGTCAACTCAGCCCACAGCGATCGCTGTTTGTGGGTTTTGGATTGTTGCCATTGGGCTACGGTTTGCTGGTTCTGGGTGCAGCATTGGGTGTTCTGCCATTGGTGTTGGGGGGAGCGGCGATCGCCGGATCAGCCTGCTATGGCTTCACCTACCTGGGTGGATTGGCAAAGGTATCTGCATTGGCAGGCAATCAACGCGCACGAGCCGTTTCGGGTTATTTTCTCTGTGCTTACCTGGGGTTTGGGATTCCCAGTATCATCATCGGATTTCTGAGCGATCGCATCGGCACTCTAAATGCCCTGATCGTCTTCGGAGTTCTGATTGTGATGCTGATTCTGGGATTGACACTGGCGTTGCATCGAGAACAGCGAGGGCTAAAACATGCTGAATGCCTGAAGCTTGAAGGGCAAAAGTAAAACAGGACTTACGCAGTTAGAGGGTCTTCCCGAAGTTCCCCTCGTTTATAGCCGTAGTCACATTTGATGGGGCGGAGGCGAGTCAGGAAGCTTTCCCAGCATCAGGGTTTGAGCCACAACCTTTACCCTCTTTCCCTTGGTAACTACCGTGTACACACAAGTTTTCAT is a genomic window of Oscillatoria sp. FACHB-1407 containing:
- a CDS encoding MFS transporter, with the protein product MSWQAIAVSISLLLVTAAVNLEVPLYRTYAEVAGFGNGLTAVVFAAYVAGLLPVLLLLGGISDRVGRKPTLLAGLTFAALATTLVILHPTMSMLLIARLCQGIGVGLSVGAGTAYLTELMHEAGTRAAGYVTVMTSLGFGGGALFTSAVLLHHQTLVPLSYWIVLGLTLACLVWMTRLSPQPAIGGRLLRSPYFPKGSVIPGLAIALAWAVTGLVITVIPAQLAHYQLTVWTGLALFLVNGTGALMQPIARQLSPQRSLFVGFGLLPLGYGLLVLGAALGVLPLVLGGAAIAGSACYGFTYLGGLAKVSALAGNQRARAVSGYFLCAYLGFGIPSIIIGFLSDRIGTLNALIVFGVLIVMLILGLTLALHREQRGLKHAECLKLEGQK